One part of the Terriglobales bacterium genome encodes these proteins:
- a CDS encoding response regulator, with product MRDNNGGKTKPRVLVVDDERVIADTLAIILNQNGFTATAVYSGTGAIEKARSERPDLIISDVIMEDMNGIDAAINIRQFLPSCKILLFSGQAATADLLEKARAKGHQFEILAKPVHPQDLLAKLRD from the coding sequence ATGAGAGATAACAACGGCGGAAAAACCAAACCCAGAGTGCTGGTAGTCGATGACGAGCGCGTAATCGCCGATACGCTGGCAATTATTCTCAATCAAAACGGATTCACGGCGACCGCAGTTTACAGCGGCACGGGCGCGATCGAGAAAGCTCGAAGCGAGCGCCCTGACCTGATTATCAGCGACGTCATCATGGAAGACATGAACGGAATCGACGCCGCCATCAACATTCGCCAATTCCTACCGTCCTGCAAGATCCTTCTCTTTTCCGGACAGGCAGCGACAGCAGATCTGCTAGAAAAGGCGCGAGCTAAAGGACATCAATTCGAAATCCTCGCTAAGCCGGTTCACCCACAGGATTTGTTGGCGAAACTTCGCGACTAA
- a CDS encoding ATP synthase F0 subunit C produces the protein MRKFTFVLLAMAILFIASPLYAQAGGGTAPTFNWAIPIGAGIGMGIASGLCGIGQGRATASAAEALARNPGARAGIQLFLILGLALIESLALYTLVIIFAKT, from the coding sequence ATGCGTAAGTTCACCTTTGTTCTGTTGGCAATGGCAATTCTGTTCATTGCCTCACCGCTCTATGCGCAAGCTGGAGGCGGCACGGCACCAACCTTCAACTGGGCAATTCCGATCGGTGCCGGCATCGGCATGGGAATCGCCTCAGGCCTGTGCGGAATTGGCCAAGGACGCGCTACCGCGTCTGCAGCCGAAGCGCTGGCACGCAATCCCGGAGCACGCGCCGGAATCCAGCTCTTCCTGATTCTCGGCTTGGCCCTGATCGAGTCGCTCGCTCTCTACACGCTGGTCATAATCTTTGCGAAGACATAG
- a CDS encoding biotin transporter BioY: MAQALAGRTDHKVENFGRLRALDAALVVGSSLLMAVCAHISIPLWFTPVPITLQTFGVMFLALSLGGWRASAALVLYLLEGASGLPVFSPHGPGGVAQLLGPTGGYLMSYPFAALVAGLIADRFSRRSRIIAFSLGAVACSVLVFASGALWLATLIHKPASTILAIAVLPFIPGEVLKSIAAVAAAVGVTPRSKTSA; encoded by the coding sequence ATGGCGCAAGCACTTGCAGGCAGGACAGATCATAAGGTTGAGAATTTTGGAAGGCTTCGGGCTCTTGACGCCGCTCTCGTTGTCGGTAGCAGCTTGCTGATGGCAGTTTGTGCTCACATCTCCATTCCGCTGTGGTTCACTCCTGTACCGATTACGCTTCAGACCTTTGGCGTGATGTTTCTGGCTCTGTCTCTGGGAGGATGGCGGGCTTCGGCCGCGTTGGTTCTCTATCTCCTCGAGGGTGCGTCGGGGTTGCCGGTCTTCAGTCCGCATGGACCGGGTGGAGTGGCTCAGCTCCTCGGCCCGACTGGCGGCTATCTGATGTCGTATCCCTTCGCGGCACTGGTTGCAGGTTTAATTGCGGACAGATTCTCGCGCCGCTCACGGATTATCGCTTTCTCTCTCGGAGCAGTGGCTTGCAGCGTTCTGGTCTTTGCCTCGGGCGCTCTTTGGCTGGCCACCCTGATCCATAAGCCGGCTTCGACGATTCTGGCGATTGCGGTCCTGCCCTTCATCCCGGGCGAAGTGCTGAAGAGCATCGCAGCCGTCGCAGCCGCGGTCGGCGTTACACCCCGCTCAAAGACGTCGGCATAG
- a CDS encoding tetratricopeptide repeat protein produces MSAPTIHSGGMLGRYRLLEQIGAGGMGVVYRAHDERLDRDVAIKLLNPGSIRSAIARHRVRNEALALSRLSHPNIETIFEFDTQDDCDFLVVELIHGASLDELLSKGPLPETLAVSLTVQLLRGLAAAHEKGIIHRDLKPSNLRLTQDSFLKILDFGLAHIRDQEEPEKHNLTTETHSTVLSGTLGYMSPEQLRGARPDSRSDIYAAGLVLYQMCTGRMPFTESGAMLIDAVLNKSIPPPRKVKRDITPELEAVILKALEKDPKIRFQSPREMLADLEIIAVPGTRSRRGQILQISAVGLLVIAIGLISALEYRRIAGWIDRRLHPVPPNRYVAVMPFRTVNNDDPAFDQGLTEAVAARLMEITAAQPVQVVSPRELQAEHVTDIQDARKKLGVNLGLEGSLMRSEGNTRVTQTLVDAATRRLLRAANFDTSKTDVFALQDQLVDKAVQMLEIEIHQGLGEHRNGTTNSEAFRMYTRGIGFLQGSNPEDTQSAISQFQQALAIDPGYAEAHASLGLAYLQQYLMNKTQDLVAKSRTECEKAGALNIHLARAKVCLGKVQLTVGQYEPAVSTFQSAVSADSNDDEAYRDLALAYERLNRNYLAEETYRKAIQVRPSSAAGYVRYSLYLSHQAKYSAAAEQLRRAAQLSPDDGRVWSSLGGVYYLNGQYNEALVALQRAIELRPNYAPYTNLGHSYFALGRYEEAIRAFEQALSLGGRQIQTHGNLARAYYWFPATRPLADAEYRKALELVANELKVNSNDADAHLLAAQYNAMLSRRAEAIGNLNLALSARPNDAETLYFAAIVHNQLGNKPEALSWLKRAVQRGYSPTEIALTPELSSLKSEPEYKAIITK; encoded by the coding sequence ATGTCTGCGCCCACGATCCATTCCGGCGGAATGCTCGGACGGTACCGTCTCCTCGAGCAGATCGGCGCGGGCGGAATGGGAGTCGTCTATCGTGCCCATGACGAGCGACTTGACCGCGATGTAGCCATCAAGCTACTGAACCCGGGAAGTATCCGAAGTGCTATTGCGAGGCATCGTGTACGCAATGAGGCTCTCGCACTATCGAGACTCAGCCATCCCAACATCGAGACGATTTTCGAGTTCGACACGCAGGACGATTGCGACTTTCTGGTGGTCGAACTCATTCATGGCGCTTCGCTGGACGAGTTACTCAGTAAGGGACCCCTTCCAGAAACCCTCGCAGTCTCACTCACCGTGCAACTGTTGCGAGGTCTGGCGGCCGCACATGAAAAGGGAATCATTCACCGCGATCTCAAACCGTCAAACCTGCGGCTTACTCAAGACAGCTTCCTCAAGATTCTGGACTTTGGACTTGCGCACATTCGCGACCAGGAAGAACCCGAAAAACACAACCTGACTACCGAAACTCACAGTACCGTTCTCTCCGGCACTTTGGGATACATGTCGCCCGAGCAACTTCGGGGGGCGCGCCCCGATTCTCGAAGCGATATCTATGCCGCTGGCCTCGTCCTCTATCAGATGTGCACGGGACGGATGCCATTTACCGAATCGGGAGCGATGCTCATCGATGCAGTCCTGAACAAATCGATACCTCCACCGCGCAAGGTGAAGCGAGACATAACTCCCGAACTGGAAGCGGTGATACTTAAGGCCCTGGAGAAGGATCCGAAGATCAGATTTCAGTCTCCGCGGGAGATGCTGGCCGATCTAGAGATCATTGCTGTTCCGGGAACACGATCCCGGAGGGGACAAATTTTGCAGATATCGGCAGTGGGCCTGCTCGTCATTGCTATCGGACTGATCAGTGCGCTGGAATATCGCAGAATCGCTGGCTGGATTGACCGACGCCTACATCCCGTTCCTCCAAATAGATACGTAGCGGTGATGCCGTTTCGCACAGTGAACAACGATGATCCGGCGTTTGACCAAGGTCTCACAGAAGCCGTCGCCGCTCGACTGATGGAGATTACCGCCGCTCAGCCTGTACAAGTGGTTTCGCCCAGAGAGCTGCAGGCGGAACATGTGACCGACATACAGGATGCTCGCAAGAAGCTTGGAGTGAACCTCGGGCTTGAGGGCAGCCTGATGCGATCTGAAGGGAACACACGAGTGACTCAGACACTGGTTGATGCGGCGACTCGGCGGTTGCTTCGAGCGGCAAACTTCGACACTTCGAAGACAGATGTTTTCGCATTGCAGGATCAGCTCGTGGATAAAGCCGTACAGATGCTCGAAATTGAAATCCACCAAGGGCTTGGCGAGCACAGGAATGGCACAACAAATTCCGAAGCATTTCGAATGTACACTCGCGGCATAGGATTTCTGCAGGGCAGTAATCCAGAAGACACGCAAAGTGCGATTAGCCAGTTCCAGCAGGCGCTGGCGATCGATCCCGGTTACGCCGAAGCTCATGCCTCCCTGGGCTTGGCCTACCTTCAGCAATACCTAATGAATAAGACCCAAGATCTGGTAGCTAAGTCACGAACAGAATGTGAAAAGGCCGGGGCATTGAATATTCATTTGGCTCGGGCAAAAGTCTGTCTGGGTAAAGTACAGCTCACGGTTGGCCAATATGAACCCGCTGTGTCTACGTTTCAGAGCGCGGTCAGTGCTGATTCGAATGACGACGAGGCCTATCGCGATCTAGCTCTTGCCTATGAGCGTCTCAATCGCAATTACCTGGCAGAGGAAACTTACCGAAAAGCGATTCAAGTTCGCCCGTCTTCCGCGGCAGGTTATGTTCGATACAGTCTCTATTTAAGTCATCAGGCTAAGTATTCAGCTGCGGCGGAGCAGCTGCGTAGGGCGGCTCAATTGTCGCCTGACGATGGACGAGTCTGGTCAAGCTTGGGTGGCGTGTATTACCTGAATGGTCAATACAATGAGGCGCTGGTTGCGCTTCAGCGTGCGATAGAGCTACGCCCGAATTATGCTCCTTACACCAATCTGGGACACAGCTACTTCGCCTTAGGAAGATACGAGGAGGCCATTCGAGCTTTCGAACAGGCCTTGAGCCTGGGTGGACGCCAAATTCAGACCCACGGCAATCTTGCCCGAGCATATTATTGGTTTCCAGCCACACGACCTCTCGCCGATGCCGAGTATCGGAAGGCGCTGGAGCTCGTAGCTAACGAACTAAAAGTTAATTCCAACGATGCTGACGCACATCTTCTGGCAGCTCAATACAATGCCATGCTGTCGCGGCGTGCGGAGGCAATCGGCAATCTCAATTTGGCACTTAGTGCTAGACCAAATGACGCCGAAACGTTATACTTCGCAGCCATCGTACATAATCAGCTCGGGAATAAGCCTGAAGCGCTGTCCTGGCTGAAGAGGGCGGTCCAGCGCGGCTATTCACCAACGGAGATCGCTCTTACACCTGAGTTAAGTTCGCTGAAGAGCGAGCCAGAGTACAAAGCCATAATAACGAAGTAA
- the atpB gene encoding F0F1 ATP synthase subunit A, which yields MTEQLFFTHFLNQYFGGIAARILSAVGAHPVAAGEKSQYLFTYNPAAPINNFFAMEILVVCILLVLFVWTRSRISVDRPGAMQQAFEVVEEFVNHQSEEIIPAHGTEKFTPFLVALGSFILISNLIGLVPGFVSPTATPAVPLGLAMVAWLYYHWHGIRKQGVLKYAKHFTGPMPLLAPLMIPIEIISHIARMMSLTIRLYANIFAGDLVTLVFFSLIPIGIPVIFLGLHLFVALLQAYIFVLLATVYLAGAVAEEH from the coding sequence ATGACAGAACAACTGTTTTTTACACACTTTTTGAACCAGTACTTTGGCGGAATCGCAGCTCGCATTCTGTCGGCGGTCGGAGCGCATCCTGTTGCTGCAGGAGAAAAGAGCCAGTACCTCTTTACCTACAATCCTGCGGCTCCGATTAACAACTTCTTCGCCATGGAGATTCTGGTTGTTTGCATCCTTCTGGTGCTCTTTGTATGGACTCGATCGCGGATTTCCGTCGATCGTCCGGGGGCGATGCAGCAAGCATTCGAAGTGGTCGAGGAGTTCGTCAATCATCAGAGCGAAGAGATCATTCCCGCGCACGGCACAGAGAAATTCACGCCGTTTCTTGTCGCTTTAGGATCGTTCATCCTCATCAGCAATCTGATCGGCCTGGTACCGGGATTCGTATCGCCGACCGCCACTCCGGCCGTGCCGCTGGGATTGGCAATGGTCGCGTGGCTCTACTATCACTGGCACGGAATCAGAAAACAGGGCGTGTTGAAGTATGCGAAGCACTTCACCGGACCGATGCCTCTTCTCGCTCCCCTGATGATTCCGATCGAGATCATTAGCCACATCGCTCGCATGATGTCGCTCACCATTCGTCTTTATGCCAATATTTTTGCCGGTGATCTGGTAACGCTGGTCTTCTTCTCCCTGATCCCGATTGGTATTCCGGTAATTTTTCTCGGCCTGCACTTATTCGTTGCCCTGCTTCAGGCATACATCTTCGTTCTACTGGCGACCGTGTACCTTGCCGGTGCCGTGGCCGAAGAACATTGA
- the rph gene encoding ribonuclease PH translates to MSSFRSDNRTPEQMRPVRITPDYNSMAEGSALIEVGHTRVICTASIEETVPGFLRNSGKGWITSEYGILPRATLTRTPRESSKGRIGGRTHEIQRLIGRSLRAVVDLSQLGERTIFMDCDVIQADGGTRTASITGAYVALALALRRLLAAGTLKKSPLRDSVAATSVGIVDGAVLLDLAYEEDSRAEVDMNLVMTGAGRFVEVQATAEQVAFDDKQLAELLRVAKQGILDLMALQKAAIESAR, encoded by the coding sequence ATGTCTTCTTTTCGCAGCGACAATCGCACTCCAGAACAGATGCGTCCCGTTCGCATCACTCCTGATTACAACAGCATGGCTGAAGGATCCGCGCTGATCGAAGTTGGACACACGCGTGTTATCTGTACAGCGTCCATCGAGGAGACCGTACCCGGTTTCCTCCGTAACAGTGGGAAGGGATGGATTACCAGTGAGTACGGCATCCTGCCACGGGCCACTCTCACGCGGACTCCACGAGAGTCGAGCAAGGGACGCATCGGCGGGCGCACGCACGAGATCCAGCGCCTTATTGGCAGGTCACTGCGGGCTGTTGTCGATTTGTCACAATTAGGCGAGCGCACAATCTTCATGGACTGCGACGTGATCCAGGCAGATGGAGGCACGCGTACCGCGTCCATTACTGGCGCTTATGTAGCCTTGGCGTTGGCGCTGAGGCGGCTGCTGGCTGCTGGAACTCTGAAGAAATCACCGTTGCGTGACAGTGTTGCCGCCACCAGCGTGGGCATCGTCGATGGAGCCGTGCTCCTCGATCTCGCCTATGAAGAGGACTCGCGAGCCGAGGTAGACATGAATCTGGTCATGACTGGCGCTGGCCGCTTTGTCGAAGTACAGGCTACGGCCGAGCAGGTGGCTTTTGATGACAAGCAACTTGCCGAGCTGCTGCGAGTTGCCAAGCAAGGGATTCTTGATCTGATGGCATTGCAGAAGGCCGCGATAGAGAGCGCTCGCTAG
- a CDS encoding MqnA/MqnD/SBP family protein, with protein sequence MSSSVSSISTGSVSVQPREISVAHSPDSDDAFMFYGLATNKVLVPGLKFTHTLSDIETLNRKAREAFYDLTAISFHAYPYLQDSYALLPNGGSVGEGYGPMIVANRDYTVEELKSKKIAVPGTLTTAYLVLKLFAPEIQTEVVPFDQIIPQILNGRFEAGLIIHEGQLTYGKAGLKRIVDFGKWWREETGLPLPLGGNAIKRDLGPELMHEVSVALRESIQYALDHRDEALEYAMQFARDLDRQLASRFVSMYVNERTLDYGQEGRQAITRLLEMGYERGIIPHRPRVDFID encoded by the coding sequence ATGTCCAGCTCCGTTTCGTCCATCTCCACCGGTTCCGTGTCGGTTCAGCCTCGCGAGATTTCGGTGGCGCACAGCCCAGACTCCGACGACGCTTTCATGTTCTACGGCTTGGCGACGAACAAAGTCCTGGTTCCCGGCTTGAAGTTCACGCATACGCTCTCGGACATCGAGACCTTGAATCGGAAGGCTCGCGAAGCGTTCTACGACCTGACCGCCATCTCCTTTCATGCCTATCCGTACCTGCAGGATAGCTATGCGTTGCTGCCTAACGGCGGAAGCGTGGGCGAGGGCTACGGTCCAATGATCGTCGCCAACCGGGACTACACGGTCGAGGAGCTAAAGTCCAAGAAAATCGCTGTCCCGGGAACGCTTACAACGGCATACCTGGTCCTGAAGCTGTTTGCGCCGGAGATCCAAACCGAAGTCGTTCCTTTCGATCAAATCATTCCCCAGATTCTCAACGGACGATTCGAAGCGGGGCTGATCATCCACGAAGGCCAGCTCACCTACGGGAAGGCAGGCTTGAAACGCATCGTGGACTTCGGCAAGTGGTGGCGCGAGGAAACCGGACTGCCGCTGCCGCTGGGAGGAAATGCGATCAAGCGCGATCTGGGCCCGGAACTCATGCACGAAGTTTCTGTCGCCTTGAGGGAAAGTATTCAGTACGCACTCGATCATCGCGATGAGGCGCTCGAATATGCCATGCAGTTCGCACGCGACCTTGACCGACAGCTCGCCAGTCGATTTGTAAGCATGTACGTAAACGAGCGCACTCTTGACTACGGTCAGGAAGGTCGCCAGGCGATCACTCGATTGCTGGAAATGGGATACGAGCGCGGAATTATTCCACACCGCCCGCGTGTGGACTTTATCGATTAG
- a CDS encoding ABC transporter ATP-binding protein → MNPVLEFEGISKLYRSVLRDKHWALRDFSLRVEPGEIVGFLGPNGAGKTTAIHIALGLARPTAGGGTLLGQKFGTVSVRRKLGFLSESPAFYHQTAREVLKFCGALNGVREPELSHRTDDLLAAVELTEDANRNIGKFSRGMLQRVGIAQALINDPDLLILDEPTSALDPLSRLKVRELLLQNRQRGRSVLLSSHQLSEVELICDRVVFVQKGRVVKSGRTQELLLDSGGFEITASGLKAAPSGAQSSHVEDGRLVFTVSAAQQRAAIEQIWSAGGTLVSVVPKTRTMEDLFVELMTNSESVDREVQ, encoded by the coding sequence ATGAACCCAGTGCTTGAGTTTGAAGGCATCAGCAAGCTGTATCGTTCCGTCCTGCGAGACAAACACTGGGCGCTACGCGATTTCAGTCTGCGTGTGGAACCAGGCGAGATCGTTGGATTCCTTGGTCCGAATGGCGCCGGCAAGACAACCGCAATACACATTGCCTTGGGCTTAGCGCGACCCACTGCCGGGGGCGGCACCTTGCTCGGTCAAAAATTCGGAACAGTATCAGTTCGACGAAAGCTCGGCTTTCTTTCGGAGAGCCCGGCCTTTTACCACCAGACTGCGCGCGAGGTCCTGAAATTCTGCGGCGCCCTCAATGGAGTGCGAGAACCCGAACTCTCGCATCGGACGGACGACCTGCTTGCAGCAGTCGAACTGACGGAAGACGCAAATCGAAACATCGGCAAATTCTCGCGTGGAATGCTGCAACGAGTTGGAATCGCACAAGCTCTGATCAACGATCCGGATTTGCTGATTCTCGACGAGCCCACATCGGCGCTCGATCCATTGTCGCGGCTCAAAGTTCGGGAACTACTGTTACAGAACCGCCAACGAGGAAGGAGTGTCCTTCTAAGCTCTCATCAACTCTCGGAGGTCGAACTCATTTGTGATCGTGTGGTCTTCGTCCAAAAGGGCCGCGTCGTGAAGTCTGGACGCACTCAGGAATTACTGCTCGACTCTGGTGGCTTTGAAATCACTGCATCGGGCCTGAAGGCTGCACCGTCAGGCGCACAGAGTTCCCACGTCGAGGATGGTCGTCTGGTGTTCACCGTCTCTGCAGCACAGCAACGAGCTGCAATTGAGCAGATTTGGTCCGCCGGAGGCACACTAGTCAGTGTCGTTCCCAAAACGCGAACCATGGAAGACTTGTTTGTTGAGTTGATGACGAACTCCGAATCCGTGGACCGAGAAGTGCAATGA
- a CDS encoding ATP synthase subunit I has product MSEESPGLKQPSSDEHFFAAAYERIIRILAVLLPCLTVLFWIFFNHRFAVGFVVGGVVAIINFLSLRKLVIAFADRVIASSGERRSSGLVLRFVLRYGIIAVAGYAIFKSSAMSAYGLLVGLGIPAVGIMIEAGYELYGSWRRGY; this is encoded by the coding sequence ATGAGTGAGGAGTCGCCGGGCCTGAAGCAGCCGAGCTCAGACGAGCACTTTTTCGCCGCTGCTTACGAACGAATCATCCGCATTCTCGCAGTACTCCTTCCCTGCTTAACCGTGCTTTTCTGGATATTTTTCAATCATCGATTCGCTGTCGGCTTTGTCGTCGGCGGAGTAGTCGCGATCATCAATTTTCTCTCACTCAGGAAGCTGGTGATTGCCTTCGCGGACCGCGTAATAGCCAGCTCCGGTGAGCGGCGTTCATCAGGATTGGTGCTGCGCTTCGTGCTGCGCTACGGAATCATCGCCGTAGCGGGCTATGCTATATTCAAGAGTTCCGCGATGAGCGCGTACGGCCTCCTGGTCGGGCTCGGAATTCCGGCAGTCGGCATCATGATTGAGGCCGGATACGAGCTGTACGGATCGTGGCGCCGCGGTTACTGA
- a CDS encoding tagatose 1,6-diphosphate aldolase: MKPTPGKLAGMKAVSDSRGVIAAAAMDQRGSLQKSLAKEKGVPNVPESMLEDFKSIVSEVLTQYASAILLDPEYGLPAAKRRNKKAGLLLAYEQTGYDNNRPGRIPDLLNHWSVRRLKEAGADCIKVLIYYSPFDSKEINDEKHAFVERIGDECRGQDIPYFLEFVGYDPQGGDEKGLEYAKRKPESVIRSMEEFTKENYGIDVMKAEVPINMKFVEGTKSYAGKGAAYSRKEALELFRKSAAVARKPFIYLSAGVSNEEFSETLELAAESGVKFNGVLCGRATWAAGVPVFAKQGEKAFVEWMKTEGVKNIQNVNERLKAATPWYDVYGTELKAALA; encoded by the coding sequence GTGAAACCAACACCCGGAAAACTTGCCGGCATGAAAGCAGTCTCCGACTCGCGCGGCGTAATCGCTGCCGCTGCAATGGATCAGCGTGGATCGTTGCAGAAGTCTCTTGCCAAAGAAAAAGGCGTGCCCAATGTTCCTGAAAGCATGCTTGAGGACTTCAAGAGCATCGTTTCGGAAGTGCTCACTCAATATGCCAGCGCAATCCTGCTCGATCCAGAGTACGGACTGCCGGCTGCAAAGCGTCGCAATAAGAAAGCCGGCCTGCTGCTCGCCTACGAACAGACGGGATATGACAACAATCGGCCCGGCCGCATTCCCGATCTGTTGAACCATTGGTCGGTTCGCCGATTGAAGGAAGCCGGTGCGGATTGCATCAAGGTGCTCATCTATTACTCCCCGTTCGATTCCAAAGAGATCAACGATGAGAAGCATGCATTTGTCGAGCGCATCGGCGACGAGTGCCGCGGGCAGGACATTCCGTACTTTCTCGAATTCGTCGGATACGATCCCCAGGGCGGCGATGAAAAAGGCTTGGAATACGCAAAGCGCAAGCCTGAGAGCGTGATCCGAAGCATGGAAGAGTTCACAAAAGAGAATTACGGAATCGACGTCATGAAAGCCGAAGTGCCGATCAACATGAAATTTGTCGAAGGCACGAAGAGCTACGCCGGCAAAGGCGCCGCCTACTCACGCAAGGAAGCGCTAGAGCTGTTCCGTAAATCCGCCGCGGTTGCCAGGAAGCCGTTCATCTATCTGTCGGCTGGGGTAAGCAATGAAGAATTTTCAGAGACGCTGGAGCTGGCTGCTGAGTCCGGCGTGAAATTCAACGGCGTGCTCTGCGGACGCGCCACGTGGGCAGCCGGCGTTCCCGTGTTTGCAAAGCAGGGAGAAAAAGCGTTCGTCGAATGGATGAAGACCGAGGGAGTGAAGAACATCCAGAACGTGAATGAAAGATTGAAAGCTGCGACTCCCTGGTACGACGTGTACGGTACAGAATTGAAGGCAGCTCTCGCGTAG
- a CDS encoding AtpZ/AtpI family protein: MAIEKYIQLGVLLPAATFVGWLIGHLLDLHFHTHWIYLVGLGFGIAAGFVQLFRVALKAGDE; encoded by the coding sequence GTGGCAATTGAGAAATATATTCAGCTCGGTGTGCTGCTTCCGGCCGCAACGTTCGTGGGTTGGTTGATTGGACACTTGCTTGATCTCCACTTCCACACCCACTGGATTTACCTTGTTGGCCTCGGCTTTGGAATCGCAGCCGGATTCGTTCAACTCTTCCGAGTGGCGTTGAAGGCAGGCGATGAGTGA
- a CDS encoding C45 family peptidase: protein MSQEQLVILRRFAFLSAIFFIMILSSTTFAKSNVTASRLGKSYRFERGGWIYVHLEGLPSNIGYQHGYLLAPEIEDAVQAVRLLDTHNTQRDWEFFRKTAREVLWPHIEAEYRQELQGIADGLKAKGSKLDVWDVVALNAFEEVPDYYVPWLNKKEAALNPPQLLPPGNCSAFIATGSYTKDGKIVIAHNNWTSYLTGARWVVMFDIVPQRGNSILMDGFPGVITSDDDFGVNSSGIMITETTLTQFYGFDPNGIPEFVRSRKALQYANSIDDYVRIMKEGNNGGYANDWLIGDRKTNEVAYLELGLKHTPLWRSKDGYFVSSNFARDPDLIKDETDFDPNDMRTSPNARHARWEELMTQNKGKIDVAMAQEFLSDHFDSYQKKEEANERALCGHSDTSPRGIEVWGWEPYYPGGAVQGKATDSDMTGKMQLVARAGHPCGADFRAKEFLAQHPEFAWQAPLLRDMKAGPWTQFKASDREDAQSAGGKGKGIKVILKAPPQKPPSADRKDIGD, encoded by the coding sequence ATGTCTCAGGAGCAATTGGTGATACTTCGCCGTTTTGCGTTCCTATCGGCAATTTTCTTCATCATGATCCTCTCCTCCACCACATTCGCTAAGAGCAACGTCACCGCCTCCCGGCTGGGAAAGTCCTATCGCTTTGAGCGTGGTGGGTGGATCTACGTTCACCTGGAAGGCTTGCCGAGCAACATCGGATATCAACATGGATACCTGCTTGCGCCGGAGATCGAGGATGCTGTCCAGGCTGTTCGCCTGCTCGATACGCACAATACGCAGCGCGACTGGGAGTTCTTCCGCAAGACTGCGCGCGAGGTGCTTTGGCCGCACATTGAAGCCGAATACAGGCAGGAGTTGCAAGGGATCGCAGACGGCCTCAAGGCGAAGGGCAGCAAGCTGGACGTCTGGGACGTCGTCGCCCTCAATGCCTTCGAGGAAGTTCCCGATTACTACGTGCCGTGGCTGAATAAAAAAGAAGCGGCACTGAATCCGCCACAGCTACTTCCACCCGGCAACTGCAGTGCTTTCATTGCCACCGGCAGTTACACGAAAGACGGCAAGATCGTCATCGCGCACAACAACTGGACCAGCTACCTGACCGGCGCACGCTGGGTCGTGATGTTTGACATCGTCCCGCAGCGCGGAAACAGCATTCTGATGGACGGCTTCCCCGGCGTCATCACCTCGGATGACGATTTCGGTGTGAATTCGTCCGGCATCATGATCACGGAAACCACGCTCACGCAGTTCTATGGCTTCGATCCAAACGGAATTCCCGAGTTCGTTCGCTCGCGCAAGGCGCTGCAGTATGCGAATTCCATTGACGACTATGTCCGCATCATGAAGGAAGGCAACAACGGCGGATACGCGAACGATTGGCTCATCGGTGACCGCAAGACCAACGAAGTCGCGTATCTCGAGTTGGGACTGAAGCACACACCTCTGTGGCGGTCGAAAGACGGGTACTTCGTGAGCTCGAACTTTGCCCGCGACCCCGATCTCATCAAGGACGAAACTGATTTCGATCCGAACGACATGAGAACTTCGCCCAATGCGCGTCACGCGCGATGGGAGGAGCTTATGACGCAGAACAAGGGAAAGATCGATGTCGCCATGGCTCAAGAATTCCTTTCGGACCACTTTGATTCTTACCAAAAGAAAGAAGAAGCGAACGAGCGTGCATTGTGCGGCCACAGCGATACAAGCCCGCGGGGGATCGAAGTATGGGGCTGGGAGCCGTACTATCCCGGAGGCGCGGTGCAAGGCAAGGCTACCGATAGCGACATGACGGGCAAGATGCAGTTGGTGGCTCGCGCCGGACATCCCTGCGGGGCAGATTTCCGCGCCAAGGAGTTTCTTGCGCAACATCCCGAATTTGCCTGGCAGGCTCCGCTACTACGTGACATGAAAGCCGGTCCTTGGACGCAATTTAAGGCCAGTGATCGCGAAGACGCGCAGTCGGCAGGCGGCAAGGGCAAAGGAATCAAGGTGATACTCAAAGCTCCGCCGCAAAAGCCACCGTCAGCGGATCGAAAGGATATCGGCGACTAG